The Rickettsiales bacterium genome includes a region encoding these proteins:
- the cysD gene encoding sulfate adenylyltransferase subunit CysD has translation MMNHLDRLEAQSIYIFREAFHAIDKLAMLWSFGKDSNVMIHLARKAFFGQVPFPLIHCDTEIEMGEVYAFRDKYAKEWGVNLLSPVCPPIEATDITLPHAARVASRKTLGLKQVIDEHGFVGIIAGIRRDEEATRAKERVFSPRGVEGGWDVKEQPPEFWDQYKTDFAPGTSIRIHPLLHWTELDIWLYIQRENIPIVPLYYAKKYNEFEGRDFGGKMMRFRSLGEKGITWPVESKADTIEKIIAELRVTKTSERSGRPMGADEDESSFERLRADGYM, from the coding sequence ATGATGAACCATCTAGATAGGCTTGAAGCACAAAGCATCTATATTTTCCGTGAGGCTTTTCACGCCATTGATAAGCTTGCCATGCTGTGGTCGTTCGGGAAAGATTCCAACGTTATGATTCATCTGGCTCGTAAGGCTTTTTTTGGACAAGTTCCGTTTCCGCTTATCCATTGTGATACTGAGATTGAGATGGGTGAGGTATATGCTTTCCGTGATAAATATGCTAAAGAATGGGGAGTTAATTTGCTATCGCCGGTATGTCCACCGATTGAGGCTACTGATATTACTTTGCCACACGCCGCGCGGGTCGCTTCTCGTAAGACTTTAGGGTTAAAACAAGTAATTGATGAGCATGGGTTTGTTGGGATAATCGCTGGAATTCGCCGTGATGAGGAGGCGACACGGGCGAAGGAGCGGGTATTCTCGCCGCGTGGTGTTGAGGGTGGATGGGACGTAAAAGAACAGCCTCCGGAGTTCTGGGATCAATATAAAACTGATTTCGCGCCAGGTACGAGTATTCGTATTCACCCGTTATTGCATTGGACGGAGCTTGACATCTGGCTGTACATTCAGCGGGAAAATATTCCGATTGTACCGCTTTATTACGCTAAGAAATATAATGAATTTGAAGGACGTGATTTTGGCGGAAAGATGATGCGTTTTAGAAGTCTTGGCGAAAAAGGTATAACTTGGCCGGTGGAAAGCAAAGCTGACACGATAGAAAAAATTATCGCTGAGCTTAGGGTAACGAAAACTTCCGAGCGTTCAGGTAGACCAATGGGAGCGGATGAGGATGAAAGCAGTTTTGAGAGGTTACGGGCAGATGGGTATATGTGA
- a CDS encoding four helix bundle protein: MSVKSYKDLDVWKKSMLLTNLVYDCTQQFPKEEQFGLSCQMRRAVVSIPSNIAEGSIRGSKPEFSRFINIARGSLAELETQMIISHDRKYVMKSCHDEVVIIIEEINKMLFGLLRSLKN; the protein is encoded by the coding sequence ATGTCAGTGAAAAGTTATAAAGATTTGGATGTCTGGAAGAAATCAATGTTGTTAACAAATTTAGTTTATGACTGTACGCAACAGTTTCCAAAGGAAGAGCAGTTTGGTCTTTCGTGTCAAATGCGTAGAGCTGTTGTTTCAATTCCATCTAATATAGCGGAAGGAAGTATTCGTGGGTCAAAGCCTGAATTTTCACGGTTTATAAATATTGCTCGCGGTTCACTTGCTGAACTTGAGACTCAGATGATAATTTCACATGATAGAAAATATGTAATGAAATCTTGCCATGATGAAGTAGTGATTATAATTGAAGAGATCAATAAAATGTTGTTTGGTTTGCTACGTTCATTAAAAAATTGA
- a CDS encoding phosphoadenylyl-sulfate reductase encodes MSEQKLSELQQKYGGLEAEELLKVMIKEEFVGSVALISSFGADAALLLAMVAEIDSKIPVLFLETGKHFPETLEYVETLKSKLGLQNLRFLTPAPEMLNRIDPKGELWNVNPDRCCWLRKVEPLERAVEEMGIKALITGRKQYQNSNRSTLQTIELDDKNIFRINPLANWNKERQKQEFAARNLPEHPLVSRGYPSIGCAPCTSVVKAGEDERAGRWRHTAKDGEQKTECGLHVSMDSKL; translated from the coding sequence ATGAGTGAACAAAAACTATCAGAGCTTCAACAAAAATATGGCGGTTTGGAAGCGGAAGAATTGCTGAAAGTGATGATAAAAGAAGAGTTTGTGGGCAGTGTCGCCCTAATTTCCTCTTTTGGCGCGGACGCGGCTTTGCTGCTTGCTATGGTCGCGGAAATTGATAGTAAAATTCCGGTTTTATTTTTAGAGACCGGAAAGCATTTTCCGGAAACGCTGGAATATGTAGAAACATTAAAAAGTAAGCTAGGCTTACAAAATTTGCGCTTTTTGACTCCTGCTCCTGAAATGTTGAATCGTATAGATCCTAAAGGTGAGTTATGGAACGTAAACCCTGATCGCTGCTGTTGGTTACGCAAGGTTGAGCCACTTGAACGAGCGGTAGAGGAAATGGGTATTAAAGCTCTTATTACTGGACGTAAGCAATATCAAAATAGTAATCGCTCCACTCTGCAAACTATTGAACTTGATGATAAAAATATCTTCCGTATCAACCCACTGGCGAATTGGAACAAGGAAAGACAAAAACAAGAATTCGCCGCCCGTAATTTGCCAGAGCATCCGCTGGTTTCTAGGGGCTACCCTTCTATTGGTTGTGCACCCTGCACCTCTGTCGTAAAGGCGGGGGAAGATGAGCGGGCGGGACGCTGGCGACATACGGCGAAAGATGGTGAGCAGAAAACGGAGTGTGGGTTACATGTCTCGATGGATAGTAAATTGTAG
- a CDS encoding bifunctional precorrin-2 dehydrogenase/sirohydrochlorin ferrochelatase produces MFPIMLDLRKLPVVLIGTGEAFERRHKQLLDYGAALSSPSLLAGEGWGGGCYFARTEFVSSPHPGPLPEGEGIFDSTTIVMIAGLSDEISKQIADAAREAGKLVNVEDVNELCDFYFTANVKRGDLVISVSTSGASPTLARRVRDYISSLFGTNWQERTKEMAEFRGGLKLQNKTISEILEASDEFLERKGWLK; encoded by the coding sequence ATGTTTCCTATTATGCTTGATTTGAGGAAATTGCCGGTAGTTTTAATCGGAACCGGTGAGGCTTTTGAACGTCGTCATAAGCAATTGCTTGACTACGGCGCTGCGCTCTCTTCTCCCTCCCTCCTTGCGGGGGAGGGTTGGGGTGGGGGGTGCTATTTTGCGCGAACGGAGTTTGTCTCTTCCCCTCACCCTGGCCCTCTCCCAGAGGGAGAGGGAATTTTTGACTCTACGACTATTGTTATGATTGCTGGACTTTCGGATGAAATATCAAAACAAATAGCGGACGCGGCTAGGGAAGCTGGTAAGCTGGTTAATGTTGAGGATGTAAACGAGCTTTGTGATTTTTATTTTACCGCTAACGTAAAGCGTGGGGACCTTGTTATCTCGGTTTCTACCAGTGGTGCCTCCCCTACCCTCGCGCGGCGGGTGCGTGATTATATATCATCATTATTTGGTACGAATTGGCAAGAACGTACTAAGGAGATGGCGGAGTTTAGAGGCGGTCTTAAATTACAGAATAAAACGATTTCTGAAATATTAGAAGCTAGTGATGAGTTTCTTGAGCGGAAGGGCTGGCTTAAATGA
- a CDS encoding GIY-YIG nuclease family protein: MKNFFVYIMASKPYGVLYVGITSDLIKRVWQHKEGAVDGFTKKYQIKNLIYYETHESTESAILREKRIKKWNRSMKIDLIERQNPLWEDLYKSLFPDPLLDKIPAYAGMTYEVGQA; this comes from the coding sequence ATGAAGAATTTTTTTGTATATATAATGGCAAGTAAACCTTATGGCGTTTTATATGTTGGTATAACGTCAGATTTAATAAAGCGTGTGTGGCAACATAAAGAAGGGGCGGTTGATGGTTTTACCAAAAAATACCAGATTAAAAACCTTATATATTATGAAACACATGAAAGTACGGAATCGGCTATATTGCGTGAGAAACGCATTAAAAAATGGAATCGTTCAATGAAGATAGACTTAATTGAACGGCAAAATCCATTGTGGGAAGATTTGTATAAATCTTTATTTCCTGATCCGTTGTTAGATAAGATTCCCGCCTATGCGGGAATGACGTATGAGGTAGGGCAGGCATGA